Proteins found in one Desulfovermiculus halophilus DSM 18834 genomic segment:
- a CDS encoding multiheme c-type cytochrome: MRRRLSRIITTCTVIGLSVMLVPNPVWSAAETNATTAHQLKKKEFRIERSMSKEAKACIMCHKQEHPALFTDWASSRHASANITCIDCHLAESHDQDVSQSHFEQYQRDDIKWGTAEYKVPVAAVVTPKDCSRCHPDEVTQYSRSKHANTLEIIWKIDPWLNDGMNSDWERSSGCYYCHGTVLKEDEDGNLDPMTWPNVGVGRINLDGSKGSCSSCHTRHRFSVMEARKPEACGQCHLGPDHPQIEIYEESKHGALYHAFGDEYNWDAAPGTWTPGVDYRSPTCASCHMSGAGEVLTTHDVTERLSWETQAPLTVRPSEFSAFPAETNWKTEREKMKKICTQCHGQTWVDDHYVKLDKAVEEYNEVYYKPARKMLDKLYAEDLLDDEKYFDEKLEVEFYELWHHEGRRARMGTAMMAPDYSWWHGFYECKHRFNEFMAEAKHLLKTGEKAHKYEDFPNASGDTTRPEVLFKTNQ, from the coding sequence ATGCGCAGGAGACTGAGTCGAATCATCACGACCTGCACTGTTATTGGATTATCCGTGATGCTCGTTCCCAATCCGGTGTGGTCGGCGGCGGAAACGAACGCCACCACCGCGCATCAGCTCAAGAAGAAGGAGTTCCGCATTGAGCGCTCCATGTCCAAGGAGGCCAAGGCCTGTATCATGTGCCACAAGCAGGAGCATCCGGCCTTGTTCACCGACTGGGCCAGCAGCAGGCACGCATCGGCCAATATCACCTGTATCGACTGCCACTTGGCCGAATCTCACGATCAGGACGTGAGCCAGAGCCATTTTGAACAGTATCAGCGGGACGACATCAAATGGGGCACAGCGGAATACAAGGTCCCGGTCGCTGCTGTGGTCACTCCCAAGGACTGCTCCCGCTGTCACCCGGATGAAGTGACCCAGTACTCGCGCAGCAAGCACGCCAACACCTTGGAGATCATCTGGAAAATCGACCCCTGGCTCAATGACGGCATGAACTCGGACTGGGAACGCTCGTCCGGCTGTTATTACTGCCACGGTACGGTTCTCAAAGAGGACGAGGACGGAAACCTGGATCCCATGACCTGGCCCAATGTCGGCGTCGGCCGGATAAATCTGGACGGCAGCAAGGGCAGCTGCTCTTCCTGCCATACCAGGCATCGTTTTTCCGTTATGGAGGCCAGGAAGCCCGAAGCCTGCGGCCAATGCCACCTGGGACCGGACCATCCCCAGATCGAGATCTATGAGGAATCCAAGCACGGAGCCCTCTATCATGCCTTTGGCGATGAATACAACTGGGACGCCGCCCCCGGCACCTGGACCCCGGGCGTGGATTATCGAAGCCCGACCTGTGCCTCCTGCCATATGTCCGGGGCGGGAGAGGTCCTGACCACCCATGACGTCACCGAACGCCTGTCCTGGGAGACGCAGGCCCCGCTCACGGTCCGGCCTTCCGAATTCTCAGCATTCCCGGCCGAGACCAACTGGAAGACCGAACGGGAAAAGATGAAAAAGATCTGCACCCAGTGCCACGGCCAGACCTGGGTCGATGATCACTACGTCAAGCTGGACAAGGCGGTGGAAGAATACAACGAGGTGTACTACAAGCCGGCCAGGAAGATGCTGGACAAACTGTATGCCGAAGACCTCCTGGACGATGAGAAGTACTTTGACGAAAAGCTGGAGGTCGAGTTCTACGAGCTCTGGCACCACGAAGGCCGGCGGGCCCGGATGGGAACGGCCATGATGGCCCCGGACTATTCCTGGTGGCACGGATTCTACGAATGCAAGCACCGGTTCAACGAGTTCATGGCCGAGGCCAAGCACCTGCTGAAAACCGGGGAAAAGGCGCACAAGTACGAAGACTTCCCCAATGCCAGCGGAGACACCACCAGGCCCGAGGTCCTGTTCAAGACAAACCAATAA
- a CDS encoding cytochrome c3 family protein, producing the protein MRRGYKALILILLGIIIGFPVFSMAYYTMVRTSTPQFCASCHEIEYAYNTWKTSTHANNPKGFVADCMDCHLPAPENTFEFFYSKTYHGIKDVVKHFTMDTSEYDHEKNRQRAYEDIDNSQCQKCHRNLLDMAHKRGAMLAHKTVLYPREGYEKKCVDCHDRLVHFPRDDYAYDQAVLDAESTGL; encoded by the coding sequence ATGCGCAGAGGTTATAAGGCCCTCATACTGATTCTTTTGGGAATAATTATCGGCTTTCCGGTATTCAGCATGGCCTATTATACCATGGTCCGCACCTCCACCCCCCAGTTCTGTGCTTCATGTCACGAAATCGAGTACGCCTACAACACCTGGAAAACCTCCACCCATGCCAACAATCCCAAAGGGTTCGTCGCCGACTGCATGGACTGCCACCTTCCCGCTCCGGAAAACACCTTTGAGTTCTTTTATTCCAAGACCTATCACGGCATCAAGGACGTGGTGAAGCATTTTACCATGGACACCTCCGAGTACGATCATGAAAAGAACAGACAGCGGGCCTACGAAGACATCGACAACTCCCAATGTCAGAAATGTCACCGCAACCTGCTGGACATGGCCCACAAGCGCGGGGCCATGCTGGCACACAAAACAGTTCTCTATCCCCGCGAAGGATACGAGAAGAAGTGTGTGGACTGCCACGACAGATTAGTCCATTTTCCCAGGGACGACTATGCGTATGACCAAGCTGTTCTGGATGCGGAAAGCACTGGACTATGA
- a CDS encoding J domain-containing protein: MFLTTDTSPQPLGDLRPRQCQCCGRVMDRGRVRYCSRTCKERFVFKLAWFNNLLRVVETRYATFFFTEAYLVLNVLPRYSQEVSTYLFPRLPGRWPEQDMDGMIFSLGDIWWGHKKRTKSGKRASRHVLTQGRTRVVGQASVQPVVQETAPSVGKQLRILKMRTSDLMHSTDAEERLKKAFRRAALTHHPDSGGDAAAFRKVYAAYQEILAWLERPAYQTRRGVPGQWCYVAGRSSWLTPL; the protein is encoded by the coding sequence ATGTTTTTGACCACGGATACCAGCCCTCAGCCCCTTGGAGATTTACGGCCCCGGCAATGCCAGTGCTGCGGCCGGGTCATGGACCGGGGCAGAGTCAGGTACTGTTCCCGGACCTGCAAAGAGCGTTTCGTCTTCAAGCTGGCGTGGTTCAACAATCTGCTCCGGGTGGTTGAAACCCGGTACGCCACCTTTTTCTTCACTGAAGCCTATCTGGTCCTGAATGTGCTTCCCAGGTACAGCCAGGAGGTCTCGACCTATCTCTTCCCCCGCCTTCCGGGCCGCTGGCCGGAACAGGACATGGATGGAATGATCTTTTCCCTGGGGGATATCTGGTGGGGGCATAAGAAGAGGACCAAGAGCGGAAAGAGGGCCAGCAGGCATGTCCTGACCCAGGGTCGAACCCGGGTGGTGGGGCAGGCCAGTGTCCAGCCGGTGGTCCAGGAGACGGCTCCGAGCGTAGGTAAACAGCTTCGCATTCTGAAGATGCGTACCAGCGATCTCATGCATTCGACTGACGCCGAAGAGAGGCTGAAAAAGGCCTTCCGCCGGGCGGCGTTGACCCATCACCCCGATTCCGGCGGAGATGCCGCGGCCTTCCGCAAGGTCTACGCCGCGTATCAAGAGATTCTGGCCTGGCTGGAACGGCCTGCGTATCAGACCCGAAGAGGCGTCCCCGGGCAATGGTGCTATGTGGCCGGCCGGAGCAGCTGGCTGACCCCGCTGTAG
- the lpxA gene encoding acyl-ACP--UDP-N-acetylglucosamine O-acyltransferase: MNDAIHPTAIIHPQAELGQSVSVGAYAIVEQGVEIGEGSKIEPFARIQGPTTLGTGNHIHSHACIGGPPQDLKYNDEPTVLEIGDDNTIREYVTIHRGTVGGGGVTKMGSRCLIMAYAHIAHDCILGDEVILANAATLAGHVTVHNKAVVGGLSAVHQFVRIGESAYIGGMTGVAQDVPPFMLVAGERGWLHGLNLVGLRRQGFTRDELSTLKQAYQIIWRSGMRRTEALQEVKRELDTASPRLAQLVEFVESSSRGIIGPKGMEE; encoded by the coding sequence ATGAATGACGCCATCCATCCCACAGCTATAATCCATCCCCAGGCGGAACTCGGCCAATCGGTAAGCGTTGGTGCTTACGCCATTGTGGAACAAGGAGTAGAGATCGGAGAAGGGTCAAAAATCGAGCCTTTTGCCCGCATTCAAGGACCGACCACACTGGGTACAGGCAATCACATCCACTCCCATGCCTGCATTGGCGGGCCGCCCCAGGACTTGAAATATAACGACGAGCCCACGGTACTTGAAATTGGAGATGACAATACCATCCGGGAATATGTAACCATCCACCGGGGCACAGTTGGTGGCGGCGGAGTGACCAAGATGGGATCACGATGCCTGATCATGGCCTATGCCCATATTGCCCATGACTGCATTCTGGGTGATGAGGTCATTTTGGCCAATGCCGCTACACTGGCCGGCCACGTCACAGTGCACAACAAGGCCGTCGTCGGCGGTTTGTCTGCTGTCCATCAATTCGTCCGCATCGGTGAATCCGCATATATCGGGGGCATGACCGGAGTGGCCCAGGACGTGCCTCCGTTCATGCTCGTAGCAGGCGAGAGAGGCTGGCTGCACGGACTCAACCTCGTCGGGCTCCGGAGACAGGGATTTACCCGGGACGAACTCTCCACATTAAAACAGGCCTACCAGATCATCTGGCGCTCGGGAATGCGCCGGACAGAGGCCCTGCAGGAGGTCAAAAGGGAGCTGGACACCGCAAGCCCCCGCCTGGCCCAGCTGGTGGAGTTTGTGGAATCAAGCTCCAGAGGGATTATCGGGCCCAAAGGGATGGAGGAGTGA
- the fabZ gene encoding 3-hydroxyacyl-ACP dehydratase FabZ, with protein sequence MKMTEAGLVSTQILGLLPHRYPFLLVDKVLAFEPDTSLEAIKNVTINEPFFQGHFPGYPVMPGVLIVEALAQAGGILVIKSQSSIPENKIFLFSGIEKMRFRKPVYPGDCLHLFATSVRHKQNIWKMEVEARVENLIAAQGVLTAAMVDRNSGQENDPQ encoded by the coding sequence ATGAAGATGACTGAGGCCGGCCTGGTCAGCACACAAATCCTGGGGCTTTTGCCCCATCGCTACCCCTTTCTCCTGGTGGACAAGGTCCTGGCCTTTGAACCGGACACCTCCTTGGAGGCCATAAAAAATGTGACCATCAATGAACCCTTCTTCCAGGGTCATTTTCCCGGCTATCCGGTCATGCCCGGGGTACTGATCGTGGAAGCCTTAGCTCAGGCCGGAGGTATCCTGGTCATTAAAAGCCAGTCCAGCATACCGGAAAATAAAATCTTTTTGTTCAGCGGCATTGAAAAGATGCGCTTTCGCAAACCGGTTTACCCTGGAGATTGTCTGCACTTGTTTGCCACTTCCGTGCGGCATAAGCAAAATATCTGGAAAATGGAGGTCGAGGCCCGGGTGGAGAACCTGATTGCCGCCCAGGGGGTTCTTACTGCAGCCATGGTGGACAGGAATTCCGGTCAGGAGAATGATCCCCAATGA
- the lpxD gene encoding UDP-3-O-(3-hydroxymyristoyl)glucosamine N-acyltransferase, producing the protein MSWTTRSIARHLGLSYHGQDFEVLGCNTLEKATEHEISFLANPKYAKLVDSTRAGAVVMTPEQAEHRDNVFISSNPYYDFARIVQLFARPHGSLRGHSQMAFIHPEAQVSDQATVYPFAFIGPHVRIEKGSTVFSGAYIGEECSVGRDCIISANCSLMSGTILGDRVVLHSGVVLGSDGFGFAQGNGEMQKVPQIGRVVIEDDVEIGANTTVDRAALGETRIGQGSKIDNQVQIGHNVRIGKESIIVAQVGIAGSSSVGDHAILAGQVGVAGHLHIGDGCRIGAQSGINKSVPDHTDVSGSPAMDHRLYLRCAALHQKLPDIYQRMKALESEVKSLRSKLQAGGCGHEDD; encoded by the coding sequence ATGTCCTGGACCACACGCAGCATAGCCCGCCATCTGGGCCTGTCTTATCACGGCCAGGACTTTGAGGTCCTCGGCTGCAACACCCTGGAAAAGGCCACGGAACACGAAATCAGCTTTCTGGCCAACCCCAAGTACGCCAAGCTGGTGGACAGCACCCGGGCCGGGGCAGTAGTCATGACCCCGGAGCAGGCTGAGCACAGGGACAACGTCTTTATCAGCTCCAATCCGTACTATGATTTCGCCCGCATTGTGCAGCTTTTCGCCCGTCCGCACGGCTCGCTGCGGGGGCACAGCCAAATGGCCTTCATCCACCCCGAGGCCCAGGTCTCGGATCAGGCCACCGTCTATCCCTTCGCCTTTATCGGCCCGCATGTCCGGATAGAGAAGGGAAGCACCGTCTTCAGCGGCGCCTACATCGGCGAGGAGTGCAGCGTAGGCCGGGATTGCATCATCTCTGCCAACTGCTCCCTGATGTCCGGGACCATCCTCGGGGACCGGGTGGTTTTGCACTCCGGGGTCGTACTGGGCAGCGACGGCTTTGGTTTTGCCCAGGGAAACGGGGAAATGCAAAAAGTGCCTCAGATTGGTCGAGTGGTTATTGAAGACGATGTGGAAATCGGGGCCAATACAACTGTAGACCGGGCAGCCCTGGGCGAGACCAGGATCGGTCAAGGCTCCAAGATAGATAACCAGGTGCAGATCGGGCATAATGTACGGATTGGCAAAGAGTCGATCATTGTGGCCCAGGTTGGTATTGCCGGGAGCAGCAGCGTCGGCGATCATGCCATACTGGCTGGACAGGTCGGGGTGGCCGGGCATTTGCATATCGGCGACGGATGCAGGATCGGGGCTCAATCCGGAATCAACAAATCCGTTCCTGATCACACCGACGTATCCGGTTCACCGGCCATGGACCATCGCCTTTATCTGCGCTGTGCCGCATTGCACCAGAAACTCCCGGATATTTATCAACGCATGAAAGCCTTGGAATCAGAGGTCAAATCTCTGCGCTCCAAGCTGCAGGCAGGAGGTTGTGGACATGAAGATGACTGA
- a CDS encoding OmpH family outer membrane protein, producing MRNTMCGLLLVLCGLIFWPSLAPAQDVKLGVVDLQAVMEKSEPGQKAIQQLKSEFTDMKSELDKKKAAIDKLRQEMQNQSLVLSQEAQLDKETEYKQKVRDFQDLYQNYQRKMQLKEQQLREPIIKELVSIVRDYGEKNGYTLIMDKKNSGVVYNSDAIEITKPVIAELNKTWRNKK from the coding sequence ATGCGCAACACAATGTGCGGTCTCTTGCTGGTCCTGTGCGGACTTATTTTCTGGCCATCGCTTGCCCCGGCCCAGGATGTCAAGCTGGGGGTGGTGGACCTGCAGGCGGTGATGGAAAAGTCCGAGCCGGGCCAAAAAGCAATACAGCAGCTGAAGTCCGAATTCACGGACATGAAAAGCGAGCTGGACAAGAAAAAAGCGGCCATTGATAAGCTTCGACAGGAGATGCAGAATCAAAGCCTTGTCCTCAGCCAGGAGGCGCAACTGGACAAGGAGACAGAATACAAGCAAAAAGTGCGCGATTTCCAGGACTTGTATCAAAACTACCAGCGCAAGATGCAGCTTAAAGAACAGCAGCTCCGGGAGCCGATCATCAAAGAGCTGGTCAGCATCGTCCGGGATTACGGGGAAAAGAACGGCTACACCCTGATCATGGACAAGAAGAACAGCGGAGTGGTCTATAACAGCGATGCCATAGAGATCACCAAGCCGGTGATAGCCGAGCTGAATAAGACCTGGAGGAACAAGAAGTAG
- the bamA gene encoding outer membrane protein assembly factor BamA has translation MRTDRRPLRGPALNTALALLTAVILTLSSGLPALAADTGRLAVFPFAVNAPAEFDYLGRDIPSLLRDELQARGFELVAGEKIQAVIANSGKEELNSQAVKNLALQANADYAVYGSVSQLGDNLSLDIRLLDPLSMAPPKAFYATAQGLINLQPALSGAADKLQNSLQRRTTISEINVRGNKTLGEDVVLMRLNIQEGDPFSAPAIDEEVKRLYATGYFDDIRVHADQTPEGVDLTFEVRERPLLSGIEVRGNEELGDDDILEAMSTKPDSVLNPKILSQDLDTIRELYRKEGYYQAKIDYSREQTAAGQAKLIVDVQEGDKQYITEIRIKGAQKLDQDELKDELALSERGLFSWITGGGVLREEALDRDAAALEAYYANRGFMDVRVGQPEVSYQDDGIHVIFQVQEGPRYKVGSVDFDGELIAEQEQLLEVTEMDNMAREEEPFSRSTLRDDVQALTDFYSNYGYAFAEASPNLRKNPQEKTIDIKFSLTKKQQVYINRVTVSGNTKTRDNVIRRNLYLTEGDRFSGQRLKFSRQRLVRSDYFEDVQMETSRTADPELMDINVKVKEKSTGSFSAGAGYSSVDNVFFTGRIQERNLFGKGYNLSFQGTLGGSTTRYMASFWNPHLYDGPLGAGVDLYNIVRDYDDYDLDTTGGKMKFAYSVGTYTRLFWNYSLQEYQVSDIDADASDDIKDLEGSNLASKAAVSLTRDTTNRRLNPSRGTKNTLGVEYAGGILGGDDSFIKPEYEFSYFHPLFWKAVFNWHWKAGWIFETEDEVPDYERFYLGGINTVRGYDYRDICITDQEGDDIGGYKSLYTNLELIFPIKDDMGLLGVLFFDAGDVWDKNETIELDLYKSVGAGIRWNSPMGPLRLEYGYPLDDLEDNNGQFEFTVGQAF, from the coding sequence ATGAGAACTGATCGCCGCCCCCTGAGGGGCCCAGCCCTAAATACAGCTCTTGCCCTCTTGACCGCGGTCATTTTAACCCTGTCTTCGGGCCTGCCGGCCCTGGCTGCGGACACCGGGCGTCTGGCCGTCTTTCCTTTCGCGGTCAACGCTCCGGCCGAATTCGACTACCTCGGCCGGGATATCCCCTCCCTGCTCCGGGATGAGCTCCAAGCCCGGGGGTTTGAGCTGGTCGCGGGAGAAAAAATACAAGCGGTCATCGCCAACAGCGGAAAGGAAGAGCTCAACTCCCAGGCGGTGAAGAACCTGGCTCTGCAGGCCAATGCCGACTATGCAGTCTACGGAAGCGTAAGCCAGCTCGGGGACAACCTGAGCCTGGACATCCGCCTGCTCGACCCCTTGTCCATGGCTCCGCCCAAAGCATTTTACGCCACAGCCCAAGGCCTGATCAATCTCCAGCCGGCTTTGTCCGGGGCAGCAGACAAGCTGCAGAACAGCCTCCAGCGCAGAACGACCATCTCCGAGATCAATGTCCGGGGAAACAAGACCCTGGGCGAAGACGTGGTCCTTATGCGCCTGAACATCCAAGAGGGAGACCCGTTTTCTGCTCCGGCCATCGACGAGGAGGTCAAGCGCCTCTACGCCACCGGCTACTTCGACGACATCCGGGTTCATGCCGATCAGACCCCTGAAGGGGTCGATCTGACCTTTGAGGTCCGGGAACGGCCCCTGCTCTCAGGGATTGAGGTCCGGGGGAACGAAGAACTCGGAGATGACGACATCCTGGAAGCCATGAGCACCAAGCCCGACTCGGTCCTCAACCCCAAGATACTCAGCCAGGACCTGGACACCATCCGGGAACTGTACCGCAAAGAAGGGTATTATCAAGCCAAGATAGACTACTCCCGGGAACAAACCGCCGCCGGGCAGGCCAAGCTGATCGTGGATGTTCAGGAGGGAGACAAGCAGTACATCACCGAAATCCGGATCAAGGGTGCACAAAAGCTTGACCAGGACGAGCTGAAGGACGAACTGGCCCTTTCCGAGCGGGGGCTCTTCTCCTGGATTACCGGGGGCGGTGTGCTCCGGGAGGAAGCCCTGGATCGAGATGCCGCTGCCCTGGAGGCCTATTATGCCAACCGAGGATTCATGGATGTTCGGGTTGGACAGCCCGAAGTCTCCTATCAGGACGACGGCATACACGTCATTTTCCAGGTCCAGGAAGGCCCGCGCTACAAGGTTGGCTCGGTGGACTTCGACGGTGAGCTGATCGCCGAACAAGAGCAGCTGCTTGAGGTGACTGAGATGGATAATATGGCCCGGGAGGAGGAGCCGTTCTCCAGATCCACCCTGCGGGATGATGTGCAGGCCTTGACCGATTTCTATTCCAATTACGGCTACGCCTTTGCTGAGGCCAGCCCGAATCTGCGCAAAAATCCACAGGAAAAAACAATAGACATCAAGTTTTCCCTGACCAAAAAGCAGCAGGTCTATATCAACCGGGTAACCGTCTCCGGAAACACCAAGACCCGGGACAACGTCATCCGCCGCAATCTGTATCTCACCGAGGGAGACCGCTTCAGCGGCCAGAGGCTCAAGTTTTCCAGACAGCGCCTGGTCAGAAGCGACTACTTTGAAGACGTTCAGATGGAGACCTCCCGAACCGCTGACCCCGAGCTCATGGACATCAACGTCAAGGTCAAGGAAAAATCCACCGGCTCCTTCAGCGCCGGTGCGGGATACTCCAGTGTGGACAACGTCTTCTTTACCGGCAGGATCCAGGAACGCAACCTGTTCGGGAAGGGATACAACCTGAGCTTTCAGGGGACCTTGGGCGGTTCGACCACCCGGTACATGGCCAGCTTCTGGAATCCCCATCTGTACGACGGCCCCCTGGGCGCCGGTGTTGACCTGTACAATATAGTCCGCGATTATGACGACTACGATTTAGATACCACCGGCGGCAAAATGAAGTTTGCCTACTCTGTGGGCACCTACACCCGCCTGTTTTGGAACTACAGCCTGCAGGAGTACCAGGTCAGCGACATTGATGCCGACGCCAGCGACGACATCAAGGACCTGGAAGGTTCCAACCTGGCCAGCAAGGCCGCGGTTTCCTTGACCCGGGACACTACAAACCGCAGGCTGAATCCCAGCCGGGGCACCAAGAACACCCTGGGTGTGGAATACGCGGGCGGCATTCTGGGCGGAGACGATTCGTTCATCAAACCAGAATATGAATTCAGCTATTTCCATCCCCTGTTCTGGAAAGCAGTCTTCAACTGGCACTGGAAGGCGGGATGGATCTTTGAGACAGAGGACGAGGTCCCGGACTACGAAAGGTTCTATCTGGGCGGGATCAATACCGTGCGGGGCTACGACTACCGGGATATCTGCATCACCGACCAGGAGGGGGATGATATCGGGGGCTACAAGTCCTTATACACCAACCTGGAGCTCATCTTTCCCATCAAGGACGACATGGGCCTGCTGGGGGTCCTGTTCTTCGACGCCGGCGACGTATGGGACAAAAACGAAACCATTGAGCTTGATCTGTATAAAAGCGTCGGAGCCGGGATCAGGTGGAACTCGCCCATGGGCCCCCTGCGCCTGGAGTACGGCTACCCCCTGGATGATTTGGAGGACAACAACGGCCAATTCGAATTCACTGTTGGACAGGCCTTCTAG
- a CDS encoding ABC transporter ATP-binding protein — protein sequence MNSQLMYSVRDVSKTVPGPKGEVSILHHISLDIAHQESLAVIGASGSAKTTLLHLLGGLDLPTSGQILFSGQDIAAFSWSELTTFRNTRVGFVFQFHHLLPEFSALENVAMPGLIHSFERSKVYSLAREALDLVGLSALENHPVTTLSGGERQLTAIARAVLMRPEVILADEPTGNLDEENGELVADLLVRLNKETSTTLIVVTHNLTLAHKMGRQIQLRSGALYEN from the coding sequence ATGAATAGTCAGCTCATGTACAGTGTGCGGGATGTGTCCAAGACCGTTCCCGGTCCCAAGGGAGAGGTGAGCATTCTGCACCATATCAGCCTGGATATCGCTCATCAGGAATCTCTGGCCGTCATCGGCGCCTCCGGATCGGCCAAAACCACCCTCCTCCATCTTCTCGGAGGGCTTGATCTGCCCACGTCTGGACAGATCCTGTTCTCCGGCCAGGATATCGCTGCTTTTTCCTGGTCCGAGCTCACAACCTTTCGCAATACCCGGGTGGGCTTCGTTTTTCAGTTTCATCATCTCCTGCCGGAGTTTTCGGCCCTGGAAAATGTTGCCATGCCGGGCTTGATTCACTCTTTTGAACGTTCAAAAGTCTATTCCCTGGCCCGGGAGGCCCTGGACCTGGTCGGGCTTTCCGCTCTGGAAAACCACCCCGTGACCACCCTTTCCGGTGGAGAACGCCAGTTGACCGCCATTGCCAGGGCAGTCCTCATGCGCCCGGAGGTCATCCTGGCCGATGAACCGACCGGAAATCTGGATGAGGAAAACGGGGAGCTGGTCGCTGACCTCCTGGTCCGTCTGAACAAAGAAACGTCTACCACTCTGATTGTGGTCACCCACAACCTGACCCTGGCCCACAAGATGGGCCGCCAGATCCAACTGCGCTCCGGAGCCCTCTATGAGAACTGA
- a CDS encoding lipoprotein-releasing ABC transporter permease subunit translates to MRFELFIALRYLLSRRKHGFISAISLISVAGVALGVAALIVVLGVMNGFSDNLRDKILGVNAHIIVSSISGPMDSYASLQDRIEALDGVQASMPFIYTEVMLSTQHGVKGSAVRGISPDQADDVMSLGKDLIQGRLADLSPGNGDLPGIVLGRGLASRLGVGPGDVIHMLVPSARSTAAGFAPQVKNFAVAGVFKTGMYEYDSSLAYIHLRAAQKSLGFAQDLISGLEVRIQDVYAAEEVGTRIARLADHNLAVQTWMDMNRSLFSALKLEKTAMAVILVMIVLVGSFSIITTLIMLVMDKKQDIAVLMSLGCQPGHIKRIFMLQGTIIGMVGTALGFFGGLSLSAALQKYQFIQLPSDVYHMEHLPVKLELLDLGLIGLAALVLCFAATIYPARQAARVHPAEVLRYE, encoded by the coding sequence ATGCGCTTTGAGCTCTTCATAGCCCTGCGCTATCTCTTGTCCCGGCGCAAGCACGGATTCATCTCCGCAATATCCCTGATCTCCGTCGCAGGTGTTGCCCTGGGCGTGGCCGCGCTGATCGTGGTCCTCGGGGTTATGAACGGGTTCAGCGACAATCTTCGGGACAAGATCCTGGGGGTGAACGCGCACATCATTGTCTCCAGCATCAGCGGGCCGATGGACTCGTATGCAAGCCTGCAGGACAGGATTGAGGCCTTGGACGGAGTCCAGGCCAGCATGCCCTTTATCTATACCGAGGTCATGCTCAGCACACAGCACGGGGTCAAGGGCTCGGCGGTTCGGGGGATCTCACCGGACCAGGCTGACGACGTCATGAGCCTGGGCAAGGATCTGATTCAGGGCCGGCTCGCCGATTTGAGCCCGGGCAATGGAGACCTTCCGGGCATCGTCCTGGGCCGGGGGTTGGCCTCCCGCTTGGGCGTCGGCCCCGGGGACGTGATCCACATGCTGGTCCCCAGCGCACGGAGCACAGCAGCCGGATTCGCGCCCCAGGTCAAGAACTTTGCCGTGGCCGGAGTATTCAAGACCGGGATGTACGAATACGACTCCTCCCTGGCCTATATTCACCTCCGGGCGGCCCAGAAAAGCCTCGGGTTCGCCCAGGACCTGATCTCCGGCCTGGAAGTCCGAATCCAGGACGTGTACGCAGCAGAAGAGGTTGGAACCCGGATTGCCCGGCTGGCCGATCACAACCTGGCGGTCCAGACCTGGATGGACATGAACCGGAGCCTGTTCTCGGCCCTCAAGCTGGAAAAGACGGCCATGGCCGTCATCCTGGTCATGATCGTCCTGGTCGGGTCCTTCAGCATCATCACCACCCTGATCATGCTGGTCATGGACAAGAAGCAGGATATTGCCGTCTTGATGTCTCTTGGATGCCAGCCCGGACACATCAAGCGCATTTTCATGCTCCAGGGGACGATCATCGGAATGGTGGGGACCGCGCTCGGCTTTTTCGGGGGGCTCTCCCTCAGCGCTGCGCTCCAGAAGTACCAGTTCATCCAGCTGCCCAGCGATGTCTATCACATGGAGCACCTTCCGGTGAAGCTGGAGCTTCTGGATCTCGGACTCATAGGGCTGGCCGCCCTGGTTTTGTGCTTTGCGGCCACCATCTACCCGGCCCGGCAGGCAGCCCGGGTACACCCGGCCGAGGTCCTGCGCTATGAATAG